The following proteins come from a genomic window of Achromobacter sp. AONIH1:
- a CDS encoding glycosyl transferase family protein, which produces MSTLYWPYLAADYYRGLEIVTAVVGIIILLSSLDDLFIDGWFWVRALRRRLVEDRRYARLTAAQLRAKEEQPLAIMVPAWLEYDVIASMLETMVSTLEYKNYMIFAGTYQNDERTIKEVERMRRRYRQLVRVEVPHDGPTCKADCLNWIVQAIFAQNEKQPEPFAGVILHDSEDVLHPLELKYYNYLLPRIDFIQLPVTSLEREWHELVAGTYMDEFAEWHTKDLVVRESLSKMVPSAGVGTCFSRRALMELAAETNNQPFNTDTLTEDYDIGARLAQRGMRQIFGKFPVEYVARRRSWFGLGPEKVTTLSMPLGVREYFPNTFRTAYRQKARWTLGIGLQGWQQVGWTGSFATRYLLFRDRKGLVTSFIAILAYLLLANFFLFYLADRFGWWTVYYPSYFRPGGWLVTLMWLNAVALLLRVVQRMYFVGNMYGWEHAVLSVPRMIVGNFINAMAAARAWKLFIGHLITGKRLAWDKTMHDFPSTDQLAQQRQRLGELLLSWQAIDEDKLAQALEIQARDKKPLGTSLLEQGWLDAGTLKEAIDFQQGAQAQAAPPTTDDKPATP; this is translated from the coding sequence ATGTCTACGCTCTACTGGCCCTATCTGGCGGCGGACTACTACCGTGGCCTGGAAATCGTGACCGCCGTCGTCGGCATCATCATCCTGCTGTCCAGCCTGGATGATCTGTTCATCGACGGCTGGTTCTGGGTGCGGGCGCTGCGCCGCAGGCTCGTCGAGGACCGGCGCTATGCCCGGCTCACGGCGGCGCAGCTGCGCGCCAAGGAGGAACAGCCCCTGGCCATCATGGTGCCGGCATGGCTGGAGTACGACGTGATCGCATCCATGCTCGAGACCATGGTGTCCACGCTCGAGTACAAGAACTACATGATCTTCGCCGGCACCTACCAGAACGACGAGCGCACGATCAAGGAAGTCGAGCGCATGCGTCGGCGCTATCGCCAGCTGGTGCGCGTCGAGGTGCCGCACGACGGCCCCACCTGCAAGGCCGATTGCCTGAACTGGATCGTGCAGGCCATCTTCGCGCAGAACGAAAAGCAGCCCGAGCCATTCGCCGGCGTCATCCTGCACGACAGCGAAGACGTGCTGCACCCGCTGGAACTGAAGTACTACAACTACCTGCTGCCGCGCATCGACTTCATCCAATTGCCCGTGACCTCGCTGGAGCGCGAGTGGCACGAGCTTGTCGCCGGCACTTACATGGACGAGTTCGCGGAATGGCACACCAAGGACCTGGTGGTCCGCGAAAGCCTGTCCAAGATGGTGCCGTCGGCGGGCGTGGGCACCTGTTTCTCGCGGCGCGCGCTGATGGAGCTGGCGGCAGAGACCAACAACCAGCCCTTCAACACGGACACGCTGACCGAGGACTACGATATCGGCGCGCGGCTGGCGCAGCGGGGCATGCGCCAGATATTCGGCAAATTCCCGGTCGAGTATGTGGCGCGCCGGCGCTCCTGGTTCGGACTAGGCCCGGAGAAAGTCACGACGCTGTCCATGCCGCTGGGCGTGCGCGAGTACTTTCCCAACACCTTCCGCACTGCCTACCGGCAGAAGGCCCGCTGGACGCTGGGCATCGGCCTGCAAGGCTGGCAGCAAGTGGGCTGGACCGGATCGTTCGCCACCCGCTACCTGCTGTTCCGCGACCGCAAGGGCCTGGTCACGTCCTTCATCGCCATCCTGGCCTATCTGTTGCTGGCGAACTTCTTCCTGTTCTATCTGGCCGACCGCTTCGGCTGGTGGACCGTGTACTACCCCTCGTACTTCCGCCCCGGAGGCTGGCTGGTGACGCTGATGTGGCTCAACGCCGTCGCGCTGCTGCTGCGCGTGGTCCAGCGCATGTATTTCGTGGGCAATATGTACGGCTGGGAGCACGCCGTGCTGTCCGTTCCGCGCATGATCGTCGGCAACTTCATCAACGCCATGGCGGCGGCGCGCGCGTGGAAACTGTTCATCGGCCATCTCATCACGGGCAAGCGCCTGGCCTGGGACAAGACCATGCACGACTTCCCATCCACCGACCAGCTGGCGCAACAGCGCCAGCGCCTGGGCGAACTGCTGCTGTCGTGGCAGGCCATCGACGAGGACAAGCTGGCGCAGGCGCTGGAGATCCAGGCGCGCGACAAGAAACCGCTGGGCACCAGCCTGCTTGAACAGGGCTGGCTGGACGCCGGCACGCTCAAGGAAGCCATCGATTTCCAACAAGGCGCGCAGGCCCAAGCCGCGCCCCCGACCACCGACGACAAACCCGCCACCCCATGA
- a CDS encoding cellulose biosynthesis cyclic di-GMP-binding regulatory protein BcsB, producing MVLSNSDAHQDFYLPVPRGVPIADATLNFDARYTKDEPGRTNLVLWADGVPLAAQNIADGNGPVLRNLPLEQRLRSTGFLRLGVDWQSEIALRRCESNRATANALTISPQTRLSYRYDASAIGNLDDAWSTLPGKPVLLVSDTKLDQQAYDSAWRMGVAMQRAGKRVDVKAFPAVGDEIDTRALQVPAGLAQAPVFAAVAGKERHKLASAAEIGALLVLGAPAVTGDVVIASPALRAKLNAALDALQTELASDPDAADAFKSWRQARAPLAGADMAAKEVRLAPMGRLSVIAVAPDAGAQAAGVFNAAWRRILVSRQVQVQTATPPQSFQGDGVRLSALGGAPDSFDVVSRGDWNVNFPLASVSSDGRMPDELIIDLAAAPGASSTRPVASVFWNGILLGAKQLDADGRPERLTARVPGYALGVNNAVRVSVQRQPVSVDCNEIPQGYPVSVLPTSHVKPGQPQPDGTFTGLLPLLAGNPQVLVPDSYLANAPTSLKQLIGIATASGVSATRAELAVSPAGQAAKPARTFLALEVPLDGAKPKVQVSDQKQLLVASRSTTWLDISGLSGLSTAEVVSSGGQDGVLWHALGPQSGKLDTPFVLNRGDIAVIAANGPVAWIDSTNPDASKPPGAGESAFFEWRRYISWSVPALSFGLLVLVLVLILALRVTRRKNKGNG from the coding sequence GTGGTGCTGAGCAACAGCGATGCGCACCAGGACTTCTACCTGCCCGTGCCGCGCGGCGTTCCCATCGCCGACGCCACGCTCAACTTCGATGCGCGCTACACCAAGGATGAACCGGGCCGCACCAACCTGGTCCTGTGGGCCGACGGCGTGCCGCTGGCGGCGCAGAACATCGCCGACGGCAACGGCCCCGTCCTGCGCAACCTGCCACTGGAACAGCGCCTGCGCAGCACCGGCTTCCTGCGGCTGGGCGTGGACTGGCAGTCGGAGATCGCGCTGCGCCGCTGTGAAAGCAACCGCGCCACCGCCAACGCGCTGACGATTTCTCCGCAGACGCGCCTGAGCTACCGCTACGACGCCTCGGCGATCGGCAACCTGGACGATGCCTGGAGCACGCTGCCCGGCAAGCCGGTGCTGCTGGTGTCCGACACCAAGCTCGACCAGCAAGCCTACGACAGCGCCTGGCGCATGGGCGTGGCGATGCAACGCGCCGGCAAGCGCGTCGACGTCAAGGCCTTCCCCGCCGTCGGCGACGAGATCGACACGCGCGCCCTGCAGGTTCCCGCGGGCCTCGCGCAGGCGCCCGTGTTCGCCGCCGTGGCGGGCAAAGAGCGGCACAAGCTGGCCTCGGCCGCGGAGATCGGCGCGCTGCTGGTGCTGGGCGCGCCAGCCGTCACCGGCGACGTCGTGATCGCCAGCCCGGCGCTGCGCGCCAAGCTCAATGCGGCGCTCGATGCGCTGCAGACCGAACTGGCCTCGGACCCGGACGCCGCCGACGCGTTCAAGTCCTGGCGCCAGGCACGCGCGCCGCTGGCCGGCGCAGACATGGCCGCCAAGGAAGTCCGTCTCGCGCCGATGGGCCGTCTGTCCGTGATCGCGGTGGCGCCCGACGCCGGCGCGCAGGCGGCGGGCGTGTTCAATGCGGCGTGGCGCCGCATCCTGGTGTCGCGCCAGGTACAGGTGCAGACCGCCACGCCGCCCCAGTCCTTCCAGGGCGATGGCGTGCGCCTGAGCGCGCTGGGCGGCGCGCCCGACAGCTTCGACGTGGTCTCGCGCGGCGACTGGAACGTCAACTTCCCGCTGGCCTCCGTGTCCTCCGACGGCCGCATGCCGGACGAACTGATCATCGACCTGGCCGCCGCGCCCGGCGCCTCGTCCACCCGGCCGGTGGCCTCGGTATTCTGGAACGGGATATTGCTGGGCGCCAAGCAGCTCGACGCCGACGGCCGTCCGGAACGCCTGACGGCGCGCGTGCCCGGCTACGCGCTGGGCGTAAACAACGCCGTGCGCGTCAGCGTGCAGCGCCAGCCCGTCTCGGTGGACTGCAACGAAATCCCGCAGGGCTATCCCGTCAGCGTGCTGCCGACCAGCCATGTCAAGCCGGGCCAGCCCCAGCCCGACGGCACGTTCACCGGCCTGCTGCCCCTGCTGGCGGGCAATCCGCAGGTCCTGGTTCCCGACAGCTACCTGGCCAATGCACCCACCAGCCTCAAGCAACTGATCGGCATCGCGACAGCCAGTGGCGTGTCCGCCACGCGCGCCGAACTCGCCGTGTCGCCGGCCGGCCAGGCAGCCAAGCCCGCGCGTACCTTCCTGGCGCTGGAAGTGCCCCTGGATGGCGCCAAGCCCAAGGTCCAGGTCAGCGACCAGAAACAGCTGCTGGTGGCGAGCAGGTCCACCACCTGGCTGGACATTTCCGGACTGAGCGGCTTGAGCACGGCCGAAGTGGTCAGCTCGGGCGGACAGGACGGCGTGCTGTGGCATGCGCTGGGCCCGCAGAGCGGCAAGCTCGATACGCCCTTCGTGCTTAACCGCGGCGACATCGCCGTGATCGCCGCCAACGGTCCGGTGGCCTGGATCGACAGCACCAACCCGGATGCCAGCAAGCCGCCCGGCGCCGGGGAAAGCGCCTTCTTCGAATGGCGCCGCTATATCTCGTGGAGCGTGCCGGCGTTGAGCTTCGGCCTGCTGGTGCTGGTGCTGGTGCTGATCCTGGCGCTGCGCGTCACCCGCCGCAAGAACAAGGGCAACGGTTAA
- the wecB gene encoding non-hydrolyzing UDP-N-acetylglucosamine 2-epimerase, whose protein sequence is MKVLSIFGTRPEAIKMAPLVAALRDESAIQSVVCVTGQHRQMLDQVLALFDLHAQHDLDIMVPNQTLNGLYARLISRVDEVLEREQPDCVLVHGDTSTASACALAAFHRRVRIGHVEAGLRTGNLAMPFPEEMNRRVVDAVGDWLFAPTAESRANLLREHLPGRITVTGNTVIDALAMTCAKLAPGGALAATLAQRYQWLDPTRRLLLVTGHRRESFGDGFKNICAALAELARRDDLQIVYPVHLNPQVRSVVMTDLGNLERVHLIDPLDYLDFVWFMQQSHLILTDSGGVQEEAPYLGKPVLVMRDVTERPEAVQAGTVALVGTDTQRIVTEVNRLLDDPALHASFSRRINPYGDGHASRRIVDALCGRPVSEFDPYGPAASQPA, encoded by the coding sequence ATGAAAGTACTTTCCATATTCGGCACCCGTCCCGAGGCCATCAAGATGGCGCCCCTGGTCGCCGCCCTGCGCGACGAGTCCGCGATCCAAAGCGTGGTCTGCGTCACGGGTCAGCATCGCCAGATGCTGGACCAGGTGCTGGCGCTATTCGACCTGCATGCCCAGCACGACCTGGACATCATGGTGCCCAACCAGACGCTCAACGGCTTGTACGCCCGGCTCATCAGCCGCGTGGACGAGGTGCTCGAACGCGAACAGCCGGACTGCGTCTTGGTGCATGGAGACACCAGCACCGCGTCGGCCTGCGCGCTCGCGGCCTTCCACCGGCGCGTGCGCATCGGCCACGTCGAGGCGGGGCTGCGCACCGGCAACCTGGCCATGCCGTTTCCCGAAGAGATGAACCGCCGCGTGGTCGACGCCGTGGGCGACTGGCTGTTCGCGCCCACCGCCGAATCGCGCGCGAACCTGCTGCGCGAGCACCTGCCCGGCCGTATCACGGTCACCGGCAACACGGTGATCGACGCGCTGGCCATGACCTGCGCCAAGCTCGCGCCGGGCGGCGCGCTGGCCGCAACGCTGGCGCAGCGCTACCAGTGGCTGGATCCGACGCGCCGGCTGCTGCTGGTCACCGGCCATCGTCGCGAGAGCTTCGGCGACGGCTTCAAGAACATCTGTGCCGCGCTGGCCGAATTGGCCAGGCGCGATGACCTGCAGATCGTCTATCCCGTGCACCTGAACCCGCAGGTCCGCTCCGTGGTCATGACCGACCTGGGCAACCTGGAACGCGTCCACCTGATCGATCCGCTGGACTACCTGGATTTCGTCTGGTTCATGCAGCAGTCGCACCTGATCCTCACCGACTCCGGCGGCGTTCAGGAAGAAGCGCCCTATCTCGGCAAGCCGGTGCTGGTGATGCGCGACGTCACCGAGCGGCCCGAGGCCGTGCAGGCCGGCACCGTGGCCCTAGTCGGCACCGATACGCAACGCATCGTCACGGAAGTGAACCGCCTGCTGGACGATCCGGCGCTGCACGCGTCCTTCTCCCGCCGCATCAATCCCTACGGAGACGGCCACGCCAGCCGGCGCATCGTCGATGCGCTTTGCGGCCGCCCGGTATCCGAATTCGACCCTTACGGCCCGGCCGCCAGCCAGCCGGCCTGA
- a CDS encoding cation diffusion facilitator family transporter: MSDSHQHAEVRALPESRLWLAFGLTGTYMVAEIIGGLVTGSLALISDAMHMMTDAIALLLALIAIRAGRKAADLLRTYGYARFEILAAAVNALVLLGVAFYILYEAYRRLSAPQDIQSLGMMVVAIGGLIINLVSMRLLASAKDDSLNVKGAYLEVWADMLGSVAVIVGAIIIWLTGWRWVDSALAVAIGFMVFPRTWVLLRECVNLLLEGVPAGMSLDAVRDEIAGVEGVATVHDLHLWAITQSQPMLTAHVVLAGGADGESVRRAIEARLHERYDLHHTTLQMERDDRSVHEAGH; this comes from the coding sequence ATGAGCGACAGCCACCAACACGCCGAAGTGCGCGCCTTGCCGGAATCCCGGCTGTGGCTGGCTTTCGGACTCACCGGCACCTACATGGTGGCGGAGATCATCGGCGGCCTGGTGACAGGCAGCCTGGCGCTGATCTCCGACGCCATGCACATGATGACCGACGCGATCGCGCTGCTGCTGGCGCTGATCGCGATCCGAGCCGGACGCAAGGCCGCCGATTTGCTGCGCACCTACGGCTACGCGCGCTTCGAGATTCTGGCGGCGGCCGTGAACGCGCTGGTGCTGCTGGGCGTGGCGTTCTACATCCTCTACGAAGCCTATCGCCGCCTGTCCGCGCCGCAGGACATCCAGTCCCTGGGCATGATGGTGGTGGCTATCGGTGGTCTGATCATCAACCTGGTCTCGATGCGGCTCCTCGCCAGCGCGAAGGACGACAGCCTCAACGTGAAAGGCGCCTACCTGGAAGTGTGGGCCGACATGCTGGGTTCGGTGGCTGTGATCGTCGGCGCCATCATCATCTGGCTCACGGGCTGGCGCTGGGTGGACTCGGCGCTTGCCGTGGCGATCGGTTTCATGGTCTTCCCACGCACTTGGGTGCTGCTGCGCGAATGCGTCAACCTGCTGCTGGAGGGCGTGCCGGCGGGCATGAGCCTGGACGCGGTGCGCGACGAAATCGCGGGCGTGGAAGGCGTGGCGACGGTCCACGACCTGCATCTGTGGGCCATTACGCAAAGCCAGCCCATGCTGACGGCGCACGTGGTGCTTGCCGGCGGCGCGGACGGGGAAAGCGTCAGGCGCGCCATCGAGGCGCGCCTGCATGAACGCTACGATCTGCACCACACCACGCTGCAGATGGAGCGCGACGACCGCAGCGTCCACGAAGCGGGGCACTGA
- a CDS encoding site-specific integrase — MGRAGSEPKPPRGVTIRELKDGPRLQIAFSYRGEQCRELLPAAKVTKSYLEYAAGLRAEIRRKIADGVFSYRSYFPESPAAARLEPSPAAIPGAKLLLGALLDAQLALYEKQGANGSISASTLLGYAKAIKHYLRPRWGETPVNELAPADLRAWIAGMGVTGKTVRNRLTPLRSVLDDAVNDELLDSNPLDRIALGKLIKQTATKSNYEVDPFDMDEVAALCKAARADELPLIQFWFEAGLRPGEIQAVEWSSVDWVHGRVRIDDNIVTGMVEGKPAQVRKAPKTQAGIRDVDLSPLALAALQAQKAFTFLAGSRIWHDPRKSEPWASDAQIRKSLWQPLCKRAGVRYRNPYQMRHTYASTRLTAGANPWYIADQLGHTDVEMVFKIYGKFIPKNFQRAGAFTPVSHAGLAAEKTGTVSG; from the coding sequence ATGGGTCGAGCAGGATCAGAGCCAAAGCCGCCGCGCGGCGTGACAATTCGGGAGCTGAAGGACGGCCCACGCCTGCAGATCGCATTCAGCTACCGCGGCGAGCAGTGCCGCGAGCTGTTGCCGGCGGCCAAGGTCACGAAGTCCTATCTGGAATATGCTGCTGGCCTGCGTGCCGAGATCCGCCGCAAGATCGCCGATGGCGTTTTCAGCTATCGCTCCTATTTCCCAGAATCCCCGGCAGCCGCCAGGCTTGAACCGAGCCCGGCCGCAATTCCTGGTGCGAAGCTTCTGCTGGGCGCGCTGCTCGACGCGCAGTTGGCCCTGTACGAGAAACAGGGCGCCAACGGCAGCATCTCCGCGTCCACCCTACTGGGCTACGCCAAGGCCATCAAACACTACCTGCGCCCGCGCTGGGGAGAAACGCCCGTCAACGAACTGGCGCCGGCCGACCTGCGCGCCTGGATCGCCGGCATGGGCGTCACGGGAAAGACGGTGCGAAACCGCCTGACGCCGTTGCGGTCGGTGCTGGACGACGCGGTGAACGACGAGCTGCTGGACAGCAACCCGCTGGACCGAATCGCCCTGGGCAAGCTGATCAAGCAGACGGCCACCAAGAGCAACTACGAGGTCGACCCGTTCGACATGGACGAGGTCGCCGCGCTGTGCAAGGCGGCGCGGGCCGACGAGCTGCCCCTGATCCAGTTCTGGTTCGAGGCGGGATTGCGCCCGGGCGAAATTCAGGCGGTGGAATGGTCGAGTGTGGACTGGGTGCATGGGCGCGTTCGCATCGACGACAACATCGTCACGGGCATGGTCGAAGGAAAGCCCGCCCAGGTACGCAAGGCGCCGAAGACCCAGGCGGGCATCCGCGATGTGGATCTGTCGCCGCTGGCGCTGGCGGCGCTCCAGGCCCAGAAGGCATTCACGTTCCTGGCCGGCAGCCGGATCTGGCACGACCCGCGCAAGAGCGAGCCGTGGGCGTCGGACGCGCAGATCCGCAAATCCCTCTGGCAACCGCTGTGCAAGCGGGCCGGCGTGCGGTATCGCAACCCGTACCAGATGCGGCACACCTACGCCAGCACGCGACTGACGGCTGGCGCGAATCCCTGGTACATTGCGGACCAGCTCGGCCACACCGACGTGGAGATGGTCTTCAAGATCTACGGCAAGTTCATCCCGAAGAACTTCCAGCGCGCCGGCGCATTCACACCGGTTTCACACGCAGGTCTGGCAGCCGAGAAAACCGGCACCGTAAGCGGCTGA